In the genome of Calothrix sp. PCC 6303, the window CCCAACCACCCAGTTACAAAAATCCTTAAAAATATTATGGGTAAAAAGACTTTTGAAAATTGGGGAAAGTCTAACCAGCCTAGTTTTACTATTAGTGAAAATGTCATCAATAAATCAATTGATGACAATATTAAGGACAAGGGATTAAAACAATTTACAGAGGAATTATTAGAGAATTTTACAGAGGCTTGTATTGAATCTGGGTTCTTAATTGCTCAGAATTTAGATAGTGCAATTGCTGCTAACGTCCTTGCTCAACGTCAAATAATTGGTAAACCTGTGGAGGTCTCAATCCAATTAAATGCACCCCAACCCCCAACTCCAAGACGAAGAAATTAAACCACATCAATATTGAAGGCGTTATTAAGTATCTGTTTATAATCCTTGGGCGGTTTATCCGTCCACAAAGGAATTCTCTGGCTACCTCTTTTAGCGTAGTCTCCCCTTAATGTTGATAGTTTCCTGGTGGCGATTTCATCGCGGTAAATTCGCTGTTGAGTCGCGTCAATTTTCTTGGAATTGACGATGATAAAATTAGCAGGATAAATTCGCGCTGGTTTAATTTCTAAGGTTTGACCAGATGCCCTTCTACCTGCTTTTGTTAGCTGGATGACTGAAATGGAGGTTACTTTCGCTTTTGTCAATTCCAGCATGTTATCAAGCTGTTTTGATGCGATGGCTTTAGTTGCCCCTCTAACATGCATCTGACGATTATTGTCTAATTTGGCTAACGCTAAATATTCCCCCCATTCGTACCCGTTCGCGCCACCAGCTAACTGTTTAATGGTTTCCCACTTAAGTTTACTTTTATAAACATCTGGAATATTACATTCCGCTTTAATAAAACGCTTTCCAACGGGGGCTTGAAAAGGTGGCTCTTTAGCTGAATACCAAACTATCTTCATGGTTAAAAGGCTAGGAACTGCCTTAATATTTTCCTCCAACGGTTCCCCCACAAATTGCCCGATGTCGCGGTTATTCAACATCTGACTAATGCCCATCAACATGGTAATGATGGGTTTTACAGTTTCTTCACTACCGCTGACAATAATTTCTTCCATAGTTTTATTCTAATTTCCAAATAAAGCTTATTCTAGGTTTATTATATTGGCAGTCCTTGAGGTTTTTTATGACTGCAATTACCCCCGGTAGTGGCGCAAGTATCAGCGCTGCTACTTTAGAAGGTCAATTATTAGAGCTTGCTGTATTTTTAAAAATCGCTGAACAGTCCCCGTCTAAAAATCCTAATTCCCGAAACTTTATTGGTATTACGTTTAATTTATCAACGTTAATTGCAAGCATTACCTTTTCTCTTCCAGCTAGCCCTGGTGTTAATTCTTCCGGGCAATTATTGACCACCGCAACACCTTATCTACAAAATACCGGATTTACCCCTGGTAGTGGTGGTACTTTTTTAAGTGTGAATCCCGAAGCTTACTTCATGGAACTTGTTACCGCTTTACAAATAAATGAAGCGAACGCGGCGAAAAATCCAGCGTTAGCCAATAACGTGAGCGCTGTTTATGACAGTGATGAGCAGCTTTTTGATGGGACTGCAACGCTACCTATAGAAGTATCCCTACAACTTGACGGAAGTATTAAGACAATCGCTGATGAATACCTTTTAGATTAATATGCAATCTTTCAATATTGTTAAAACCATTAACAGGAAAATGACAAGTAGTGACGCTGGGAACATTATTACTTTGTTTGACAATTCTAGTGTGGCTATTCCTAATCGGATATCACTTAATGGATTTGTAAAAAACTTAAAAGCTTTCTCAAAAATTTCCAGTTTAGACCCGATAAATCTTCCCGTATTCTTATTAGAAGATACTGAAAGCCAAAAACTCTATAAAACCCTGGATGTGGAATTTAATAGCCCACGAAAACAGCTTGATGTTTACATTGGAACGGGTACAGACTGGAGTCAAATAGGAAGCGTGAGCCTATTGAATCCGTCCGGTTATCCTTACAGGACTTACAACCTTCTAGATTTTTTCACCGATGGTTTAGCCGCTGAAATTGGGGAAGATGGGAAAGTTGGAGTCGCTGTCGCAGATGTGGGCTATGGGTTTTTAAGTGGAGCGGATACCGTCACAATTCACGGTAGCTACGCTCAAGAGTATGTTTTAAACAATTCCGCTTCTGAGACCCAAACATCAACATTAGTAACTACAAGCGCGGTTTTAGCAACAACTAGTCCCTCTATTCTGCTCCCAGCTAATCCCGACCGTGTGGGAGCAACGATTTTTAATGCTTCCATCATTGATTTACAAATTGACTTTGATGAATCTATCGGCACTCCTAGAGCCGTCCCTATTAGTTCCAGGGCTTATTATGAGTTGCCTTTTGGGTACACGGGGGTGATTACTGGAGTCTGGGAAAGTGCAGACCCAGAAGGGAATGCTGAAATTAGGGAATTCACTTGATAGAAATACCGTTAGTACGGGAATACTAAAGGGTAGCTATTTTAAAAAACATGAAGTTTCACGAGGAAGTGTTAGTCATTCTGCAAATAGTCCTGGTGTGTTTGCAGATTGTGAGCCTTGCAGCCGGAAAACTGCGAACAAGGTTGATTACTGAGAATACCCGAATTACTAAAAGCCTGAAAAAGGAACTAGAATCTGGGCGGTTAGATCCTCAATAATCAATGCTTATATTTACCAACTATTTTGGAGCAGAACTCAAGCTTGTTTAGTCAGAATTTAGTCAGGGTGATTTTAGGTAGTGGCTGGAATGGGGTTTTGGTTGAAATTAAAAACCCCTGAAAGCTATGTGTTTCAGGGGTTTGGGTGTTATGCCAGGAACGAGACTTGAACTCGTGACACGAGGATTTTCAGTCCGAGAACACGCCTTATATAGCAAGCATTTCAGTCTTGATTTTTAAAGCTACACCATCTTTACACCATTTAGTTTTTGACTGCTTCAGAAGCTGAATTTGAAGCTGTGTTCTTTGATTGGAGAGGCTTTTGCCAGAATCACATACAAAGTTCTCATCTCACGTAAATTTCATCACTAAAAACAGGGTAAATATAAACACACCATCTATTTTTGTACTGACAGTATTGACACAATTTTATTGCGTTGGTGTACGCGCAGTGTTGCCGCAGGTTAGCTTACCAGTTCCGTTCACGTAAGCGAAGCCTTAGTTTACCCAAAGGGCTTAGGGTAGAAGCTAGTCTTGGATGTCCAGAGAGCTTTTTTCAGTTTGCTTACAGGTAAACATCATTCGAGACTTCTACCTTGCGGGAAGCATTTCGGAGAAAAAGCGATTTTCTATCTTTCAAGCTTATTGCGTTGTCAAGCACAATAAGCCAATAACAAGATGTAAAATTAAACTAGTAAATCTATCTCAAAATAATACCCATTTCTAATCGCAAAACAACCAAAATAATCAAGGGAGAATCTGGATGGATAACGAACAAGCTGTCTTGGAAATAAGTGCAGTTGAAACTACTAAGTCTTTATTATCAGATTTAAAACAACTCTCCAGGTATGCAGGAGAACCAGTAGCTGCGGTTTTTGCCGATAGTTTATTACGAAAAATGCGCTCTTTACATGATATGTATATGGACGACCCCTATACAGAAATAGTCATGGCACTCCATGATGCACTTGCTTATCAAAATAATTGGATTGAATATGGTAACGAACAGTACCAGGATGTATATAATCTATTTCTATCCCTAGTTGAGCGAGAAAAAATTACTAATATTGAAGTAGAAAACGCAATTATAACTCTAGAACAAATAGGCTTTGACACTTTACCTTTTGGAGTCAAACTTGAGAACGATTTTCCAGAAGAAGAGATAACGCTATAAATATGTCAGGGTCATCAGTCCAAGAACATTTTTTAGATACCTCGGTAATGAGGTCATTACTACTTGCAACACAAGCTTATCGGCAGTATTTAGAATCTCAATTGAGTTCGGAACCACTTTATATATCCAACTACGTCCAAATGGAAATAAAACGTAGTTATTTAATCAATATTATCTCTTTTTATTTTGTTCTGCGTTTGGATGCAATTAATACTATAGGTGATGCAATTGCATTATGGAGCAATAAGTTTAAAGGAAGTGAACTCAAAGCAATATTGCAAGTTATACCTCAGCTTTTTAGTACCCGTCAACTCAATTTTTCTAGCGCCAAAGATAAAGAAAAAGCTCTATCTCTGCTAGTAATTTACATCAAACGTTTTGAACTGATAATCAGAAGGAAATATGCTAACTGCAACGATTCTACAGCCTGTACTCGTGCCCTTGTCCCACTGATTATAGATTTAAAAAATCCAGTTCCCGACCTGAAAAAGTTTGTTCTGGAATTTGGAGATACAAAAAACTGTCGAAGCAAGTGCCAAATTGAAGACTTTCTTTTGGTAAAATACCATTCCGAAGTTGAGCAATTAGTCGAAGTTGCTTCCCAACTACCTAGAAATACCAATACAAGGGGATTTCTAAATATTGCGAAGAATCTCAAAGAAATATTAGTTGCAGGTGCAATAGCTTGTGACTGCAAGCGCTGCGACAAAATTGGAGATGTAGTTATCGCTTTAAATGCACCTCGTAATTTCCGATTGGAACACACTGATAATTCCTTTGATTACTTGTGTCCAGCAATTAAGCAACCTCACTACAAACATCCCTCGGAGAACCAAGTAGTTATGAATCCATTAATAATCAACTTGGAACAGGATTAAAACAATTCGCAATACTCGCCAAGGAAGGGCGGGAAGCAAGCTACGCAATTCCGTTTTGTGACGGGGATTTAGACCCCGACACAAAACGTGCTACCTCTATAGGTAGGGGAATTAAACCCTCAAAGTTCGTTAATGCGATCGCGCGGAGAATCTACGGTGGGTAAGCAGTTCTATATGAATATCGGCGCGGTTTGAACGTCTGGTAAAATCGATACATTCGGAGGAGAAATGAAAGCGACTGTTAACTTAAACTATGGGTTTTAGCCTAACTCCAAAGTTGTTACTCCAAAAATGCGATCGCTATCAATCACGGGTGTTTGATAACAATACATACGAATGCAGATAAATGTTGGTTGCAATTGATAGCGCTGTCTCAACCCAGAAATAGCAGAACTAACATCAGGTATGTCGATAAATACAGGCTGTTTCCCTGCATGAGATGTTAATGCTTGGAAAAGACAATCGGCAATTTCCATAGACTCAGCAAATAACGGACCAATTCTAAAACCCTGATGGCAAGGACGCATAACTCCATAGCCTATTAAATTACCAGATTCCATTACTCCGTAAGCATACCCACCTTTGACATTAATCCAAGATTGGAGGAACTGAGGACGACTAGCAGGAAATAATTCTGCATCATAGCGAAGAATTTCTGCAAATGGTACATTTGCTAGCGGGACTACGGAACTTGATATGACACCACAATCTTTTAGCTCATAAACATGACGAATATGACGATACGCTGGAATAAAACCAAGACGACGATAAGTTTCTTCTCTTTCAACAACTCCATCCAAGCCTACACTGCATCGATTTAAATCGAGTTTTTGAGTCATTTGTTGCCAAGCATTTTGCCAAATCTGCGTTCCGTATCCTTGTCCCCGATGTTCTGGTTTGACAATATACAGTCCAATAAAGGCAAAAGTTGCATCGTAACAAACTATAGAGATACAGCCTATAGGTTCTCCATCCAATTCGCCAACAAAAAATCCACTACTATCAGTAGCATAAAAGCTTTCGGCATCATTTATACCAGGATTCCATCCTTCTAAAGCAGCCCAATTCAGTGCGAGTTGTAGATCGGGAAGCTGCATTTGACGTATTTTTATCGCATTCATATGTGTAATTTAAATCAATAATTGCAACACATCCAATGCTAAAGACATAGCAGTGCCATGTCTCTACAAGCATATATACTGTCGCATTATTTGTTCAAATTGGTGACTAAGAATACAAAATTAAATATATATATATATATCATTCCCTGTGGTATTTGAAATAATCAAACTGTAGTTAAATTCAGAGGTAATGGACAAATAACAATAACATTGCTGAAAAGTTGAAAATTGGTGATCGATGATTTGGGTTATCGGTATTTAGAAGCTAAATTCCCAATTCCTCCATTACCTGCAACCATTTATCTGGTGTTGGCAGGGTTTGTTGGAGAAATTTACTCGTCAGATTGTTGGCATTAGCTTGATATAGTAGGGTGGCATAGCTAAAACAACGAGCTGGTTTTTTAAAGCCATCGTTACCATAAACAGAAATTAATTCTGCCAGTTTTTCCTCCACTTTCAGGATTATTTTGGGGGCAAGAGCAAGTAAATCGTGCATCCACTGTTCCTTCTGGACAATAAAAGCCGATAATTCTGGATTCGCAGAATTTCTAAACTCATCACAAATTGCCTGAATTTTTTCCCACTTATAACTACCCCAGGGTTTAGCCATCATCACTGGCAACTGCCATTTAACTATCTCTTCTTGCCAATAGTCTTTAGCTGCTTGTACTTGAACAATCTCAAAACTAGGTAAAATTAGGGCAGTCAATGTACCACCATGACAGGCTCCAGTATCAATACCGTAGGCTTTTTGGGGAATTATTAGGGGATTATCCCCAACAACGCGATGACCAAAAATTACTGGCTTAACACCAGTATATAACTGACTCCAAGAGGTATCTCCATAGTGTTTTGTTAGGTGCTTTTCACCCGCAGTGCAACCACATAAAACTTCTTCCCTTTGTTCCTCGATGGGTATACCATCTTCCACCGCAGCATGAACTAAAATTGCCGATTCGGTTTCGTGATAATAGGGTAGATGGCTAATCCATTCTAAAAATTCGTCATAGCTGTCGCCAAATTGTAATTTGACAATTTCCTGGGAGTAGGAAAGAGTTTTCCTAAGATGTTTGCGTTCGTGATTACCCATCAATACGATGGTATTAGGGCGATTTTTGAGAAAATCATACACCTTGACTGAATCAGCCCCGCGATCCACAATATCTCCCAAGGAGACTAAACAATCTTTCTCTGTAATTTCTACTTTGGCTAATAGTTGAAGCAGTTCTGCATAGCAACCATGAATATCGCCAACTACAATTGTTCGCATAGCTCAAGTTCAATCGAATAATTTTAATGTAGCATATTTGTATTACTTTTTGTAGTAATAATGGAAAAGTTGCAAATGTATGGAAATTTTGCAGATGAGAAGTAAAAAGGTTGTTAATTTTATTAGTGGACACCTTGATATAACTCAAGCAGAATTTGATATGCATTACCGTCCTTCGATTGATCGCGCGATGGCGGCAGCCACTCCTTCCAGGAGTATCGCTCAAAACGAATATTTTGTTGTTGGAGATGCGAGGGGTGCAGACACCCTAGCACAACAATATCTTTGGGGACGAACAGAGGCAGTAGTTGTCTATCATATGTTTACCAGTCCTCGCAATAATCCCGGATTTTCAACCCGTGGTGGATTTCAAAGTGATGTAGAGCGAGATACACAAATGACGTTGGATTCTGACCGAGATATAGCTTGGGTAAGACCTGGAAGAGAGAAATCGGGTACACAAGCAAATTGCAATCGCAGAAGTTTGCTTGGATAGTTCGGAAGGATAACATAATTACAACAATTCGCAATTCGCCACAATTAATCATTCAATATCAGTATTCTCGGTTTTGGAGATTACTCGCTAGGGAAAACAATTGAATGTGACCCTACTTATTTTACTTCTCCGTTCATGGTTAAAGTTGTGATAGTTGAAAATCGACTGTAATGTCCTCTTTCCCAACCTCCATTTTTGAAAATAAAAGATAGATAATCCCATTCCTGATAAGCATCTCGGATGACAAGGTTATCGCCCTCTTGGGGTGTATAGTCAACATCAAAGCAATTTCTGTCATTGAGATTGAGTAAAACCCATTCGTCCGTTAGTCCCTTTCCTATATCCGTCACAGGAAGCTGGTACTCACCTTCCATCAGTGGTTCGTCGTCACTTCTATATTCTTTAAATGTAGATAAATACCATCGATACACCTTGGGAGTTGCTGCTTGTTCCTGTTTGTATCGCCTCGAATTTTTGTTATGCACAATGGGTTTTTCTTTATCCTTGCAAGTGCATAAAATAAAGCCTTTGTCAAAGTCGCACATAATCGTAGATACTAAGATTTGAAGTTTTTTGTTATGCTCACTTTTATTCTTTAAAGTTATGGTGAATGCAATAGGAAAGAACAACTACCTTAACATAACGAGCAAACGGTCGCAATGAAACAATTTATACTTGTATTAGGAATAGGAATTTTACTTATACCTGTAAAAGTAACTTGCGGTTCTCCTGATGCAGCCTGCGCTCAACCACCATTACCTGGAACCAATAGTCGAGCTAGATATTACTACGAATATGAACCACTGGGTGTAATGCTAGTAGAGTTAGTGATTCGGACAAACTTGCCGTTTTATTATTTCAGTGGAACTGAGGATGCTTATTAAGTTAAAAATATTACTTATTAGCATATAGGAATCGTACTTGAATCTTACTAAGTATACTGAGAAACAAACCTTTGTATGGTAGGCTTCTAGCCAATTTGGTTTTTCAGAAATCAAATATGAGTCCTATAGATTGTTTAAGTGTGGTTATTTTGTATTGGTGGGTAAGATTAATGATGTGATTGTCGCCTGTGTAATAAATAGTTAGGTGAAAATGCAGTACATAGTTTCGGCAGTTTATTTTTTGATTCTGGCAATGATAGTAATAACGCCATTTGTAATACCTTTTCTGTTAAGGCGGAAGGGTTATGTGACTAGTTTGCTATTAGGTAGTTTTCTATCTTTGATGACGTGCGTATTTCTAGTTTCTTTGTTGGCATATTTGCCAGATTTATATGCCGAAATGCGGCTTGATTATCTGGGTTTTGATTTTGATGGCTGGTCAGACGAAGACCGACTCAGAAAGATTGCCCCAGAATTCAAAGACGAAGCCATAAAACTTTATCGATCGATTATGGGCATTGGGTGGACTTTTAAAGCTATGATTGGGGCTGTTTTGCTCATCCCCTATCAAATTTTTGCCTCTGGCTTAGTTTTCATG includes:
- a CDS encoding GNAT family N-acetyltransferase, whose protein sequence is MNAIKIRQMQLPDLQLALNWAALEGWNPGINDAESFYATDSSGFFVGELDGEPIGCISIVCYDATFAFIGLYIVKPEHRGQGYGTQIWQNAWQQMTQKLDLNRCSVGLDGVVEREETYRRLGFIPAYRHIRHVYELKDCGVISSSVVPLANVPFAEILRYDAELFPASRPQFLQSWINVKGGYAYGVMESGNLIGYGVMRPCHQGFRIGPLFAESMEIADCLFQALTSHAGKQPVFIDIPDVSSAISGLRQRYQLQPTFICIRMYCYQTPVIDSDRIFGVTTLELG
- a CDS encoding metallophosphoesterase; translated protein: MRTIVVGDIHGCYAELLQLLAKVEITEKDCLVSLGDIVDRGADSVKVYDFLKNRPNTIVLMGNHERKHLRKTLSYSQEIVKLQFGDSYDEFLEWISHLPYYHETESAILVHAAVEDGIPIEEQREEVLCGCTAGEKHLTKHYGDTSWSQLYTGVKPVIFGHRVVGDNPLIIPQKAYGIDTGACHGGTLTALILPSFEIVQVQAAKDYWQEEIVKWQLPVMMAKPWGSYKWEKIQAICDEFRNSANPELSAFIVQKEQWMHDLLALAPKIILKVEEKLAELISVYGNDGFKKPARCFSYATLLYQANANNLTSKFLQQTLPTPDKWLQVMEELGI